The Dermacentor silvarum isolate Dsil-2018 chromosome 11, BIME_Dsil_1.4, whole genome shotgun sequence region CTTTTATATAACCCCATGCAGTGTTaggtgcgttaaaatcgcccaacACCAATAGGCGGTCCTTGGTGCCCGTGATATTAACCGCTTGCGCGAGGAGCTCGCTAAAATCCACATCTCTCTCTTTTGGAGGACTGTATAAGTTCACTATTACAGTCCTCGCTTTGCCCCTTTTTTGGGGGAATAAGCTGATTATTTGATGATTGAATTTAAGACTTTCTATATACTCTGCCTTTGCCGCAATCGTCTTACTCACCAGCGTGGCTATGCGGGGATAATTAGGGTTTTGCAGGGTGTAGTATCCGCGCAGCTTGACCATTTTGGTGCCAATTTCTTGCAAGCATACTACGTCCGGTTGAATTGGTGCCGAGTTTATATAATTCTGGAGTGCAGCTGCGCGCTTGTGAAAAgtgcggcaattccactgccagatctctaattgttctgcactttttaaattatttttggcCATGATGTATGGGCGCTTCCGTGTCGTCGCGCTCCGCCTTTGATTGTTTACTCCTGCCCGCGGAGGCCGAGCGAGGGCGCTTGTTTATCGCCCTCTGCAAACTTCCCACGGCTTCGTTTACGTACTGTCGTTGAGTTCTCAATTCCTCTCCGACGAAAAGTTTGATTTCCATCATGAAATCTTGTAGGAGTTTATTAACGTTAGCGATACCCTGCCTGTTTTCCTGTAACTGTGCCTGTATTTGCTGCGTTAATTGATCGCTGTTATTTAGTATAACGTTCGGGGTGGTGGTGGTATTTTCGTCCATCCTCCCTTCCCCTCCTTCACCTGACGTCGCTGTTCCCATTGAATTCACGCGGTTTATTGACCGTGTATCGCTTGTGCTCTCACTACAGCCTCCAGCTGTCCCTTTCGGAAATTGTGGTGGTGGCTGCAGCTTAGCCTCTAGCCTTCTCTCTAATGAGGATATTGCCGCATGTAAATCATTTCGCTCCTCGGTCATTTGTTTCCTGAGCTGCTTGACCTCTTGCGTCAGCCTCTTATTTTCTtctaatatttttttatattgcgGATTTTCTGTTACCGGAGCACTGGGAGATACTActctcgcccagctcacctgatttTTGTTTGTCCGACCGGCGGCTTGCGGGTCTTTTGATTCCTTGGCCTGGAGAGAGCCCGTCTTGGTCTGGGGTCCTCCgcttttgttctgtttctttaggCTGGATGACCCAGGGTGAGCAGATACCGTGCTGCCGTTGTTGATTTGCCACTGGTTCCTAGATTGAGATATTGATCTGGAACTGGATGGGGATTGGGATCTTGATCTCGACTGGTGCTGTTCCTCCCGTTCCGAGCTGAACCATCGATGCTTGTGCAGTTCCAGTTGAGGGAATTCGCTGTCCGAGTTGGCATCGCAGGTCCACTCAGGTTGGTCTCCCCTCTTTTTTGGCTGCTCCATTCTGGATTTTCTGGGAGGAGCAACGCTTTTAAGTTTTTTCTTGCATAGACTGTCTCCCGTGGGGTGCTCCCCGTCACAGATGGCACACTTGGGGGTGCAGTGGTGTCCTAGCGTTGGTTCTCTTGCCCCGCACTTGGGGCACACGTTGACATTTGGAGTTGGACATACATCCGTTCGGTGTCCGGTTAAGAGGCATATCTTGCATACCTGTACTGTTGGCTTGTATGGGTAGCAGATTAACTCGGCTCCCATCATGTATACGCTCCTTGGCAGTACACGGCCCGTGAATGTGATTATTGCCGTCTTTGACGAGCCCAACATTCTTGCTCTCTCAATTTTCACTCCTTGTGTCCGAACACGCAGGTTCTCCATAAGCTCAGCCTGCGAAGTTCCGGCTGGTATTCCGTGAACTATTCCCCGCAGGACGCCTTCGGGGTCGGCCACGTATGCGTTGAAGGAGTGAGTTGTCCCCCTGATGTTTAATTGGCTGATCTCTCGCAGCCTACTCGCCACGTCTTCGCTTGGCGTGGATAAGATTACAATGTTTGATCCTGGGTGGATCCGCAACAAAAAGTCGTTGCCGTTGAAACTTTGTTGGCAGGCATCTATCACCGCCCTGGAGAGTTCCAGTCCCAATATGTTTTTCACCAAAAGACCCCTGTGTGGCCTCAGAATAATCTTGATATCCTCTTTTGGCAGAGGAGGTGGGCCGCGGCGTTTCATCCGTCGTAATCCCTGTTTGgcgtgacttttttctttttcggcgagTGGATCGCTTTTCGATTTCTCGTTTGCATTCGCAGTCTTCTCCATGTCGGATTTCTGCTTTAACTGTTTCTTCTGTTGCCTGCGCGAGAGGACGGTGTGCCAAGCGTCCTCAGTCCAAGCGCGGCGTTCCGAATGGTTCTCGTCGTAATTCTCGTTTCCGAGAGACGCGTCGCCAGACGCCGGTTGTTCATCCGAACTTGTCTGCGGAGACGCGATTTCCCTCTCGTCCGTTTCATTGGTTAGACATATCGGCTCCTGAGAAGGGCCGGGAAGCTCTTCATCGACGTCCATATGGCGAAAAAGGCGATCAAGCCGAGCTGGGCATGCTGTTGGCTTACGCGTTTCCCGCTACTGTTCTTAGCGTTTCACACAGAAAGGAACGAAGGTGAGGTAAATATCGCTCACCTTGAGTCCTTCGTTCGTGTCGGTAAGTGTCCAAATTCACTGGTTGTTGGTCCGTGcgcccacacagacacacaaagccGTCGCACCCCGCACGTGCGAGAGTCTCCCGCGACGCGCGACGCCGGCCGTAGTCGTCGTGAGGGTTAGCGTCCTTACTTGTGCTTCCAATCTTCCGAAAGCGGTTTCTCCTCGTAAAGTCGTTCCTGGTCCGAGATCGTGGTATCCACGGTATCCTCACAGCTTCACGAAGCAGAATATACGGTTTTCAGGTGGGTTTGAGCGAAAATTCCTCTTGAAAACCTTTGAGAAGGCGGAGCGTAGTGCGAGTCCGTCCTCGCTGATCGGCGCTCcctacagctgataaagctaatatcattactccgtatagctctctacaagtttgctatcgcaattgatgcttcgcctttcaggtgaaactgcgacaactttttttgtactcgctccacggactgacggtcggcttaaatagctccgctatTAGAAGGGATTATTTTCCTTTAGTGCCCTTTACCATGAGCAAAGAGGCAAGTGACATAGAAAAGTGTACGCCGATGTTCTTCAGCATGTCCTCTCTATCGGTGCTTTGTTCTGAAGGTAATTATAGACAGACTTGGCCTGGGCCAGCTTTCGCTTCTTTTGCAAGGTAGGCATATCTATTAGAATTGTGTACCGGCCTATGGCCCCGACTACAAATATAGCACTTGGTTCTTTCGATCGACGTACGAGAGGGAGacgtagcgcaaaaaaaaaaaaaagaccagacCATAATGCGAAGAAAATTTGCGTTACTCTacgttgtgttctttttttttcattatcatCATGAACCTCTATTGAAAAATCGTCAGAAATGGGTACAAATTATGTGGACCGACAGCCCACACTGGCTAATGGGCGGTGCAGTGAAAGGTTCGTGAAACAGGTCAGCAGTCCAAAAAGTCAATGAAATGTACTGAAACGCTAAAAAGACTTGTACATAATCACACCAGTACAATGGATAATAGGCACTATAAGTAAAACACATGTGAAAGAACTAGATTTGCAAATCCCGATTTTTCATTGCTACAATCCTCCACCGCCAGATGGCTCAGCGTGTCTAGAGAGGAGTCCGactgcagcacacgcctcatgcatGACGTGTGGCCATACGGTCTGCCGCAACATTGCTTGAATGCTGATCGCATAAATGTCTACTTTCATCGTGCGATTGGTTCTGTGCACGCGCTCACCAATTACGTGTATGTGGCGCGTCGTCCAATCTCTGTACACGTCGGTCAGCGGGATTCGCTTCGCTCTTACGGCAGAACAAGTGTACTCCCTATCGATATATAGCTACCTCTGGGGCCTCGGGTCTGTTGGACATGTCTTGCCTCGTGTCCAACGCTAGCTTTCAGCAGTGGTATACTTCCTGATAACGCGCAACGCCACTCGCGAGGTGGGGGCTTTAATAGGGAAACAATACGATAAAATGGAAATACAAGAGAAACCGACAAGTTAAATAACTATGTAATGCAGTATAACCTTGCAAAATGAGAAATAACAACAGAAAAAAAGTTAAGCAGATCCAACACGTATGTTGGAatgtatgtgaagcgaagctttgtttAATGTTTGTGCTTAAGTTTATCGATGCTCGCGCTTACGTTGGTGCACGAGGTGGCCCGCCAACTTTCATTGGTCTCACTGACGGAAGAGACGCCCTCCTCTTCGTTGAAGTCCGCGCTGCAACTCGTCATCCAGGAACAAGTCGATGAGCGCATTCCCCCTGCCTTTCACGACCCTCCTGTTGCTGCGCCACTCAGCTTTAAGCAGGTCGCTGCGATGCCCTCAACGCCGACCCGTGCCGCGTTTCATGCACCAACGCGGACACAGTCGTCTCCAGCCCGGTTAGTGCAACAGTCTCCCCGCGCGCAGAACCCATGACGCACATCAGACAACCGACCGGTTTGTTACTCCTGCGGAATTGCCGGCCACGTGGCGCGTCTCTGCCGGCGCGCCGGATGGCACCTACTGCTCGCTTCTGGCCACCAACTGTTAACTACCCGCCAATAGAATTTTAACACCGTGATTCACCGAATCCGGAACATATGTAAATTCTATATATATCTATATTCACCGGAATATATATATCTATAACAATAATTGAATAAATTATACAACATGGGCTTGCTCTGTGTAGTGGTCGAGAATTTAGTATAATGATATGCTTTGACCTCCAGAAATGCGCAACGGCATACCATGAAATGTTTGGCTAACCGTAGCTCCGTATTTATTGTATGTGTCCGTCAAATAAATTTTACATGTGCTTTACATGTATCTTTGCTTAATTGTTGGCCAATGGCAGGAAATCCTTGGCAACATGCGTTTTTATGCATGGTAGGTCGTATTAAATGGTACGAGTGAAAAAACAGCTGGGAGGTAATAATGGCACTGCCAGTGTAAATGCTCGAAATATAATGGGAAAAGCTGGTTAGAAGCAATCGACGTACTACAGTATATAGCTGGCCGCAAGCCAATATTGGGACACCCGCAAGTAccagtactgaaaaaaaaattgtgccacTCTTTTATTGTAATAATTTTGTGCCCGCATTGTGTATCTTACTGCGGCGCCATGACCGGTGGAAGAGTTTCGTGCGGCGGAAGAGCTGGCACCTTGTCAGCGACAGGTCTGGGGCCCAGCAGAGCGTTCAGCTCAACCGAGCGAGGCAGCCCTTAAACCGGGCAGTCAGCCCGCTGGCCCGCTTCCAGCTAGGTGCACCTCGTGAAGAGCTCTTCAATGGGGCCATTGTCGCACTTAGGGGTCAGGATCAAAGCTGACATGGCCAGTCCACAGGTGAGCAAGAGGGACACCGTGGCGGGATCGAAAACTTCACGGATGACCTCTTCGGCGTCCAACTCGACCTGGGGTTCCACAGCCAGCTTGCGCAGCAGTTGCTTGGCCCAGGTCTGGCAGTTGTTCTTGGTGATGTCATAAGGGCCAGCCTTGGACATCATTTGGACGGCTGCTTGTATCCTTGCTTTGGGAATGACGTGATTGCCGAGGTAAGTCTGCGGAAGAAGAGTTTGCAAGAATAGTAGTCTATAGACCGATACATTGATTGCGCAGCCATTTTGCCATCATAGCCCTGTATATCGTCCACCGACATGCTGGTAGTATGTAGGATTGCGCTATAGGGGTGCATGGCGAAGTGCTTTTGACGACTTCATACCGTGTCGTTACTAAGCTTTGAGCATGGATATTGCCGCATTACCCAACACCGACGGCTCTGCAGGTGCTGCCACCGCTCTGGCCGCGATCGAAGTAGAAGGTGAGTCAAGTCTGAACATTGTCGGTACGTAACATACGTGTAACGTGTTATTAAGGCAAAAGCGTTAGGTGGCTCGTGGGACGAAAATTTGACTATCCGGCGCTATCGAAAAATTGACCGTTCGGTGTTATGACACCAAAACTGGGGGTCGAACCCtccacctttggtgttaattacggCAAAGTGACTTACGgcatagttcattaagatagagttaattaagacactcgaacccatgacctttggtgggagtcgaacatACCACTCTTGATGTTAATTGAGGCAAAGTTAAGGCACAGTTAAAATGGAGTTGAggcgctcgaacccacgacctttgctcCGAGTCGAAGGCGGCACctttgacgtcgacgcaaagttCATTAGGGCACAGTTGATTAACATATAGTAaataaggcactcgagcccacgatTTTTTATGGGAggtgaacccacgacctttggtgtaaattaaggcacagttaaataAGGTAAAGGAATTTAGCGCACTCGAAGCCACGACTTTTAGTGGGAGTCGACCCCACGACCTTCGGTGCTAATTGgggcaaagttaattaagcacagttaattaaggcactcgaacctacgacctttggtgggagccgtaccctcgaactttggtggaagtttaacccccgacctttggtgttaactcaagataatttccaatagaatgagggcaacacttcagccaaccaagagaacaggctggcgtcaggaaggaatatttacgatggatcatatccaggtcatcaatcaggtaatagagatatctgcggactacaatcaacctctctatgtggcttttatagattatgaaaaaagcatttgattcagtagagataccagcagtcgtagaggcattgcgtaatcaaggagtacaggaggcatacgtgaatatcttagcaaatatctacaaggattccacagcaaaCTTGGTTCTGcacgagaaaagtagaaagttacctatcaagaaaggggtcaggcaaggagacacaatctctccgatactattcactgcatgcttagaagaagtattcaagctcttagactgggaaggcttaggagtgaggatcaacggctaatatatcatcaaccttcggtttgcagatgacattgtcctattcaaaaacaatggggaccaattgcagcaaatgattgaggtccttaaccgagaaagtgtaagagtggggttgaagaataatatgcagaagacaacataatgttcaatagcctggcaagggaacaagaattcatgatcgccagtcagcctctagagtctgtaaaggaatacgtttgtctaggtcaattactcacagggaaccctgatcatgacatagaaatttacagaagaataaaattgagttggaatgcatacggcaggcattgccaaatcctgacggggagcttaccagtgccgttcaaaagaaaagtgtaaaatcattgcattctaccggtgctaacatatggggcagaaacttggaggttagcaaagaagctcgagaacaagttaaggaccacacaaagagctatggaacgtaaaatgttaggcctaaggttaagagacaggaagagagctgtgtggatcagagagcaaacggggatagccgatattctagttgacattatgaggaaaaaatggagcttggcaggccatctaatccgtagggtggataaccggtggaccattagagttacagaatggataccaagagaagggaagcgcagtcgaggacggcagaaaactaggtggggtgatgaaattaggaaatttgcagacgcaagtaggaatcagctagtgcaagataGGGTAATTGGAAAGCagagggacaggccttcgtcctgcagtggacataaatataggttgatgatgatgatgatgatgaaggtagagttaattaaggcacagttatttAGGATCACTtaaacccacgacctttcgtaGGAGTTTAGAGAAAACAATAGGAATTATGTGATGTAATAAGTAATAATTTAATGTCTGgcgagcgcgcaggctttcgccttcatcctcttcagagGACGCTAAAGTGACGGTCAACCTTTATTGTATGTCTATCCTCGAACTCTTATTAAGGCTAACTGAGGTGGCAACAATCAGAGATGTCTCCGTATGCCAAGCGGTGTTGGCGCGCCAGCGTACATCCCAATAC contains the following coding sequences:
- the LOC125941495 gene encoding uncharacterized protein LOC125941495, producing MTEENARCSVSVCYIPIQDSYASAGLVSFVAGLSSSVCVRGSHRHWVIIFDHGDDLMILYEADKDNMTGNLTGRISWKSRTSVEDIYRHRTYLGNHVIPKARIQAAVQMMSKAGPYDITKNNCQTWAKQLLRKLAVEPQVELDAEEVIREVFDPATVSLLLTCGLAMSALILTPKCDNGPIEELFTRCT